In Cedecea neteri, a single genomic region encodes these proteins:
- the orn gene encoding oligoribonuclease, producing the protein MSGNENNLIWIDLEMTGLDPERDRIIEIATLVTDANLNILAEGPTIAVHQSDAQLGLMDDWNVRTHTASGLVERVKASSLDDRAAELATLEFLKQWVPANTSPICGNSIGQDRRFLFKYMPELEAYFHYRYLDVSTLKELARRWKPEILPGFKKQGTHQAMDDIRESVAELAYYRENFIKL; encoded by the coding sequence ATGAGTGGAAACGAAAACAATCTGATTTGGATTGATTTAGAAATGACCGGTCTGGATCCCGAGCGGGATCGCATTATTGAGATTGCTACCCTGGTGACCGATGCCAACCTGAACATTCTGGCAGAAGGGCCAACCATCGCGGTGCATCAGTCGGATGCACAGCTGGGGCTAATGGATGACTGGAACGTTCGCACCCATACTGCAAGCGGGCTGGTTGAGCGCGTGAAAGCAAGTTCGCTTGACGACCGTGCGGCGGAGCTGGCAACGCTGGAGTTCCTGAAGCAGTGGGTGCCGGCGAATACTTCTCCGATTTGCGGGAACAGCATCGGGCAGGATCGCCGCTTCCTGTTTAAGTATATGCCCGAGCTGGAGGCCTACTTCCATTATCGTTACCTCGACGTGAGCACGTTGAAAGAGCTGGCGCGCCGCTGGAAGCCGGAAATTCTGCCTGGCTTCAAAAAGCAGGGGACTCACCAGGCAATGGACGATATTCGCGAGTCCGTGGCGGAGCTCGCCTACTATCGCGAGAATTTTATTAAGCTTTAA
- the asd gene encoding archaetidylserine decarboxylase (Phosphatidylserine decarboxylase is synthesized as a single chain precursor. Generation of the pyruvoyl active site from a Ser is coupled to cleavage of a Gly-Ser bond between the larger (beta) and smaller (alpha chains). It is an integral membrane protein.) encodes MLDNIKLSLQYILPKLWLTRLAGWGASKRAGWLTKLVIDLFVKYYKVDMNEAQKPDTAAYRTFNDFFVRPLRDDVRPVNTDPNVLVMPADGVISQLGNIEEDKILQAKGHNYSLEALLAGNYLMADLFRNGSFVTTYLSPRDYHRVHMPCNGILREMIYVPGDLFSVNHLTAQNVPNLFARNERVICLFDTEFGPMAQILVGATIVGSIETVWAGTITPPREGVIKRWTWPAGESEGAVALLKGQEMGRFKLGSTVINLFAPGKVNLAEQLKSMSVTKIGEVLAVSSEPVIEPEVPVSEIPAEVLDTKADEPEAPKTAE; translated from the coding sequence TTGTTAGACAACATTAAACTTTCGCTGCAGTACATTCTGCCAAAACTCTGGCTGACTCGCCTGGCGGGCTGGGGCGCAAGCAAACGTGCTGGCTGGCTGACCAAACTGGTCATCGATTTGTTCGTCAAATACTACAAAGTCGACATGAATGAGGCGCAGAAGCCGGACACCGCCGCTTACCGCACCTTCAATGACTTTTTTGTGCGTCCGCTGCGCGATGACGTGCGCCCGGTAAATACCGATCCTAACGTGCTGGTGATGCCGGCCGATGGCGTAATCAGCCAGTTGGGCAACATCGAAGAAGATAAAATCCTGCAGGCAAAAGGCCATAACTACAGCCTGGAAGCGCTGCTGGCAGGTAACTACCTGATGGCCGACCTGTTCCGCAACGGCAGCTTCGTCACAACTTATCTTTCACCTCGCGACTACCACCGCGTTCACATGCCGTGTAACGGCATTCTGCGTGAAATGATCTATGTTCCGGGTGACCTTTTCTCCGTCAACCACCTGACGGCGCAAAACGTCCCGAACCTGTTTGCCCGTAATGAACGCGTGATCTGCCTGTTCGACACCGAGTTTGGCCCAATGGCGCAAATTCTGGTTGGTGCTACCATTGTTGGCAGCATCGAAACCGTCTGGGCCGGTACCATCACCCCGCCGCGTGAAGGCGTGATTAAACGCTGGACATGGCCTGCAGGCGAGAGCGAAGGTGCCGTTGCGCTGCTGAAGGGCCAGGAAATGGGCCGCTTCAAGCTGGGCTCGACGGTGATTAACCTGTTTGCGCCGGGCAAAGTAAACCTGGCGGAGCAGTTGAAAAGCATGTCAGTCACGAAAATTGGCGAAGTGCTGGCTGTCTCAAGCGAACCCGTCATTGAGCCTGAAGTTCCGGTGAGCGAAATCCCTGCCGAGGTGCTGGACACCAAAGCAGACGAACCCGAAGCGCCAAAAACCGCAGAATAA
- a CDS encoding pirin family protein has protein sequence MITTRTAKQCGKADYGWLQARYTFSFGHYFDPKLLGYASLRVLNQEVLAPGASFQPRGYPKVDILNLILEGEAEYRDSEGNHIQASAGEVLLLSTQPGISYSEHNLSKEKSLTRMQLWLDACPDRENPLVQKIPFAGASHQLIASPDGSNHSLQLRQQVWIHHIEMQKGEQLSFQLHGPRAYLQSIHGTVHAVTPAEEKEALTCGDGAFIRDEANITLVADTPLRGLLIDLPV, from the coding sequence ATGATTACGACAAGAACAGCCAAACAGTGTGGTAAAGCTGACTACGGATGGCTGCAGGCTCGCTACACCTTTTCTTTTGGACACTACTTCGACCCGAAACTGCTGGGCTACGCCTCTCTGCGCGTGCTCAACCAGGAAGTTCTGGCCCCTGGAGCCTCGTTTCAACCACGCGGTTACCCGAAAGTAGACATCCTCAACCTGATTCTGGAAGGGGAAGCGGAATACCGCGACAGCGAAGGCAACCATATCCAGGCCAGCGCCGGCGAAGTCCTGCTGCTTTCCACCCAGCCGGGGATCAGCTATAGCGAGCACAACCTCAGCAAAGAGAAATCGCTGACGCGCATGCAGCTGTGGCTGGATGCCTGCCCGGACCGTGAAAATCCGCTGGTACAAAAGATCCCGTTCGCGGGAGCATCACATCAGCTGATTGCCTCGCCGGACGGCAGCAATCACAGCCTGCAGCTCCGCCAGCAGGTGTGGATCCACCATATTGAGATGCAAAAGGGCGAGCAGCTAAGCTTCCAGCTTCATGGCCCACGAGCCTATCTGCAGTCGATTCACGGCACGGTGCATGCGGTAACGCCAGCAGAAGAGAAGGAAGCACTTACCTGCGGCGATGGCGCGTTTATTCGTGATGAGGCGAATATCACCCTCGTCGCCGATACGCCGCTGCGTGGCCTGCTGATCGACTTACCTGTCTAG
- the rsgA gene encoding small ribosomal subunit biogenesis GTPase RsgA: MSKNKLSKGQQRRVNANHQRRLTKTVEKADYDDAQFGEPREGTVISRFGQHADVESHEGTVHRCNIRRTIRSLVTGDKVVWRLAKEAAEGVSKKGIVEAVHERTSVLTRPDFYDGVKPIAANIDQIIIVSAILPELSLNIIDRYLVACETLDVEPLLVLNKTDLLDDEGRAFVNEQMDIYRKIGYRVLMVSSYKAEGLKELEAELVGRISIFAGQSGVGKSSLLNHLLGFTDKQILVNDVSDVSGLGQHTTTASRLYHFPGGGDVIDSPGVREFGLWHLEPEQITHGFVEFHDYLGRCKYRDCRHDNDPGCALREAVEQGQIAETRFENYHRILESMAQVKTRKSFSDTDN, encoded by the coding sequence TTGAGCAAAAATAAACTCTCCAAAGGGCAGCAGCGCCGCGTCAACGCGAACCACCAGCGTCGTCTGACAAAAACCGTGGAGAAAGCCGACTATGACGATGCCCAGTTTGGTGAACCGCGCGAAGGCACGGTTATCAGCCGCTTTGGCCAGCATGCGGACGTCGAGTCGCACGAAGGCACGGTACACCGCTGCAACATTCGTCGTACCATTCGTTCGCTGGTTACCGGCGACAAGGTTGTCTGGCGCTTAGCGAAAGAGGCCGCCGAAGGCGTCTCGAAAAAAGGAATTGTGGAGGCCGTGCATGAGCGCACCTCCGTTCTGACCCGCCCGGACTTTTACGACGGCGTAAAACCAATTGCGGCAAACATCGACCAGATCATCATCGTTTCTGCCATCTTGCCGGAGCTGTCGCTGAATATCATCGACCGCTATCTCGTTGCCTGCGAAACCCTCGACGTTGAGCCGCTGCTGGTGCTCAACAAAACCGATCTGCTGGACGATGAAGGCCGGGCCTTCGTTAACGAGCAGATGGATATCTACCGCAAAATTGGCTATCGCGTGCTGATGGTTTCCAGCTACAAAGCGGAAGGGCTTAAAGAGCTTGAAGCCGAACTCGTAGGCCGCATCAGCATCTTTGCAGGCCAGTCCGGCGTAGGCAAATCAAGCCTGCTAAATCACCTGTTAGGCTTCACCGATAAACAAATTCTGGTGAATGACGTTTCCGACGTCTCCGGTCTTGGCCAGCACACCACCACGGCTTCCCGCCTTTATCACTTCCCCGGCGGTGGCGATGTCATCGACTCCCCCGGCGTGCGTGAGTTTGGCCTCTGGCACCTCGAGCCTGAACAAATCACCCACGGGTTTGTCGAATTCCATGACTATTTAGGCCGTTGTAAATACCGCGACTGCCGCCACGACAACGATCCAGGCTGTGCACTGCGAGAAGCCGTGGAACAAGGCCAGATCGCTGAAACACGTTTCGAAAACTACCACCGTATTCTGGAAAGCATGGCGCAGGTAAAAACGCGTAAAAGCTTTTCTGATACGGACAACTGA
- a CDS encoding LysR family transcriptional regulator, translated as MAKERALTLEALRVMDAIDRRGSFAAAADELGRVPSALSYTMQKLEEELDVVLFDRSGHRTKFTNVGRMLLERGRVLLEAADKLTTDAEALARGWEANLTIVTEALVPTEKLFPLVDKLADKADTQLSIFTEVLAGAWERLEQGRADIVIAPDMHFRSSSEINSRKLYKVMSVYVAAPDHPIHQEPEPLSEVTRVKYRGVAVADTARERPVLTVRLLDKQPRLTVSSIEEKRLALLAGLGVATMPYPLVEQDIAEGRLRVVSPEYTNEIDIIMAWRRDSMGEAKAWCLRELPKLLK; from the coding sequence ATGGCGAAAGAAAGGGCGTTGACGCTGGAAGCGTTAAGGGTCATGGATGCGATCGACAGGCGCGGAAGCTTTGCCGCTGCGGCCGACGAGCTGGGACGTGTACCGTCCGCGCTCAGCTACACCATGCAAAAACTGGAAGAAGAGTTGGATGTGGTGCTGTTTGACCGATCGGGCCACCGCACCAAATTTACCAACGTGGGACGTATGCTGCTGGAGCGAGGGCGCGTGCTGCTCGAGGCGGCGGATAAGTTGACCACCGACGCGGAAGCGCTGGCGCGGGGCTGGGAGGCAAACCTGACTATCGTCACCGAAGCGCTGGTGCCGACGGAAAAACTGTTCCCGCTGGTGGATAAGCTGGCCGATAAAGCCGACACCCAATTATCTATTTTCACCGAAGTGCTGGCCGGGGCCTGGGAGCGCCTGGAGCAGGGCAGAGCGGATATTGTTATCGCGCCGGATATGCACTTCCGCAGTTCCTCGGAGATTAACTCCCGCAAGCTGTACAAAGTGATGAGCGTTTATGTTGCCGCGCCGGATCACCCGATTCATCAGGAGCCGGAGCCGCTTTCTGAGGTGACCCGCGTGAAGTATCGTGGCGTGGCAGTGGCGGACACCGCCCGTGAAAGGCCGGTGCTAACGGTGCGTCTGTTGGACAAACAGCCGCGCCTGACGGTGAGCTCTATCGAAGAGAAGCGGCTGGCGCTGCTGGCCGGGCTTGGCGTGGCGACGATGCCATATCCACTGGTGGAGCAGGACATTGCCGAAGGCCGCCTGCGGGTGGTTAGCCCGGAATATACCAACGAGATTGATATCATTATGGCATGGCGGCGCGACAGCATGGGCGAAGCCAAAGCCTGGTGCCTGCGCGAGCTGCCTAAACTGCTGAAATAA
- the queG gene encoding tRNA epoxyqueuosine(34) reductase QueG, whose protein sequence is MSQPLDYNQLAQNIKQWGKDLGFQQVGITDTDLTASEPQLQEWLDKQYHGEMDWMARHGMMRARPHELVPGTLRVISVRMNYLPTNAAFASTLNNPQLGYVSRYALGRDYHKVLRNRLKKLGEMIQSHCSTLNFRPFVDSAPLLERPLAEKAGLGWTGKHSLILNREAGSFFFLGELLVDIPLPIDAPVEEGCGRCVACMTICPTSAIVEPYTVDARRCISYLTIELEGAIPEEFRPLIGNRIYGCDDCQLICPWNRYSQLSEEDDFSPRKALHSPPLTELFAWSEQHFLRVTEGSAIRRIGHLRWLRNIAVALGNAPWDESNLAALEQRKGEHPLLDEHIEWAIAQQLARRSEQAVEVQLPKKQRLVRVIEKGLPRDA, encoded by the coding sequence ATGTCACAGCCCCTCGATTACAATCAGTTAGCGCAAAACATTAAACAATGGGGCAAAGATCTTGGCTTCCAGCAGGTCGGTATTACCGATACCGATCTCACCGCCAGCGAGCCACAGCTGCAGGAATGGCTCGACAAGCAATATCACGGTGAAATGGACTGGATGGCCCGGCACGGCATGATGCGCGCGCGCCCACACGAACTGGTGCCCGGTACACTCAGGGTCATTAGCGTCCGCATGAATTACCTTCCCACCAACGCCGCCTTCGCCTCAACGCTGAACAACCCGCAGCTGGGCTACGTCAGCCGCTATGCGCTGGGCCGTGATTACCATAAGGTCTTGCGTAACCGCTTAAAAAAGCTGGGGGAAATGATTCAGTCCCACTGCTCCACGCTGAATTTTAGACCTTTTGTCGACTCCGCGCCGCTTCTTGAGCGCCCGCTGGCCGAAAAAGCGGGGCTGGGCTGGACAGGTAAGCACTCACTTATCCTGAATCGCGAGGCAGGTTCGTTTTTCTTCCTTGGCGAACTGCTGGTCGATATTCCGCTGCCGATTGACGCCCCCGTTGAAGAAGGCTGCGGCCGCTGCGTAGCCTGCATGACAATTTGCCCGACCAGCGCCATCGTCGAACCCTATACGGTGGACGCCAGGCGCTGTATTTCCTATCTGACCATAGAACTTGAAGGCGCCATTCCGGAAGAATTCAGGCCGCTAATCGGCAACCGTATCTACGGCTGCGATGACTGCCAGCTTATCTGCCCGTGGAACCGCTACTCGCAGCTTAGCGAAGAAGATGACTTCAGCCCGCGTAAGGCGCTCCATTCTCCACCGTTGACCGAACTGTTTGCCTGGAGTGAGCAGCATTTCCTGCGCGTAACCGAAGGCTCAGCGATCCGCCGTATCGGCCACCTTCGCTGGCTGCGTAATATCGCCGTTGCACTGGGCAATGCACCCTGGGATGAGTCAAACCTGGCCGCGCTTGAACAAAGAAAAGGTGAGCACCCACTTCTGGATGAGCACATTGAATGGGCGATTGCGCAACAATTAGCCAGACGAAGCGAGCAGGCCGTTGAGGTTCAGTTACCGAAGAAACAGCGTCTGGTGAGGGTGATTGAGAAAGGGCTTCCGCGCGACGCATGA
- the nnr gene encoding bifunctional ADP-dependent NAD(P)H-hydrate dehydratase/NAD(P)H-hydrate epimerase — translation MTDHNLKKYAKSIPHSVWPADWLRNAEKDAADSLGITLYELMQRAGEAAFQIARARYPDARHWLIACGHGNNGGDGYVVARLAQAAGFQTTLLAVESDKPLPDEASQAREAWLNAGGVPHAPDKIWPADVDLIVDALLGIGLSSAPREGIARLIEQMNVHPAPVVALDIPSGLLAETGAVPGQVVQAADTVTFIALKPGLLTGKARDVVGTLHYAALGLEPWLEGQAAPISRFDVQQLVGWIKPRRPTSHKGDNGRLVLIGGDCGTAGAIRMAGEAALRAGAGLVRILTRAENVAPLLTACPELMVHELTPQSLDEALEWADVVAIGPGLGQQEWGKKALQKVENSRKPMLWDADALNLLAINPDKRQNRVITPHPGEAARLLNCAVSQIESDRLLAVRRLVKRYGGTVVLKGAGTLVASHDRLGIIDVGNAGMGSGGMGDVLSGIITALLAQKLTPYDAACAGCVAHGAAADVLARQRGTRGMLASDLLSTLYLFVNPDLNT, via the coding sequence ATGACGGACCATAACCTGAAAAAGTACGCCAAAAGTATACCACATTCGGTCTGGCCAGCGGACTGGCTGCGTAATGCTGAAAAAGACGCAGCCGATAGCCTGGGCATTACGCTTTATGAACTGATGCAGCGTGCCGGTGAAGCGGCATTTCAGATTGCCCGCGCGCGTTATCCTGACGCCCGCCACTGGCTGATTGCCTGTGGACACGGAAATAACGGCGGGGACGGGTATGTTGTTGCCCGGCTGGCGCAGGCGGCGGGTTTTCAGACAACGTTGCTGGCTGTAGAAAGCGATAAGCCCTTACCCGATGAGGCGAGTCAGGCGCGTGAAGCGTGGCTTAATGCGGGCGGCGTTCCGCACGCTCCCGATAAAATCTGGCCCGCAGACGTTGATTTGATTGTTGATGCCTTGCTGGGCATTGGCTTAAGCAGTGCGCCGCGTGAAGGCATTGCCCGGCTGATTGAGCAGATGAACGTTCACCCTGCACCGGTTGTCGCCTTGGATATCCCTTCTGGTCTGCTGGCAGAAACAGGCGCTGTGCCCGGCCAGGTGGTTCAGGCTGCGGATACGGTGACGTTTATCGCACTGAAGCCAGGTTTGCTCACGGGGAAAGCGCGAGATGTGGTTGGCACATTGCACTATGCCGCCCTGGGGCTTGAACCCTGGCTCGAAGGGCAGGCCGCGCCCATTTCCCGGTTTGATGTTCAGCAGCTTGTCGGGTGGATTAAACCGAGGCGGCCGACGTCGCATAAAGGGGATAACGGGCGGCTGGTACTGATTGGGGGGGACTGCGGCACTGCCGGAGCCATTCGTATGGCCGGTGAGGCAGCACTGCGAGCGGGAGCTGGTCTTGTTCGGATACTTACTCGTGCTGAGAATGTTGCTCCGTTGCTTACCGCTTGCCCGGAGTTAATGGTTCATGAGCTGACGCCGCAATCGCTTGATGAGGCTCTGGAATGGGCGGATGTGGTGGCCATTGGGCCGGGGCTTGGGCAACAGGAATGGGGCAAGAAAGCGCTGCAGAAAGTCGAAAACAGCCGTAAACCGATGCTTTGGGACGCGGACGCGCTTAACCTTCTGGCAATCAACCCGGATAAACGTCAGAATCGCGTGATTACGCCTCATCCCGGCGAAGCGGCTCGACTGCTAAATTGCGCTGTGTCACAAATTGAGAGTGACCGCTTACTTGCAGTAAGGCGTTTGGTCAAACGTTATGGCGGGACCGTGGTCTTAAAAGGTGCCGGCACTCTGGTTGCCAGCCACGATCGGCTGGGCATTATCGACGTTGGCAATGCTGGGATGGGAAGCGGAGGAATGGGGGATGTGCTGTCGGGGATTATTACCGCATTGCTGGCACAGAAGCTTACCCCTTATGATGCTGCCTGTGCAGGCTGCGTGGCTCACGGCGCGGCGGCTGATGTTTTAGCCCGCCAGCGAGGCACGCGCGGTATGCTGGCAAGCGACCTGCTTTCAACGCTTTACCTGTTTGTTAACCCGGATTTGAATACCTGA
- the mscM gene encoding miniconductance mechanosensitive channel MscM, whose amino-acid sequence MRLIITFLMAWCLSLGAYAATAPDAKQISQELEQAKAAKNTPNQAEIVEALQSALNALDERKASLERAEQYQQVIDNFPKLSQTLRKQLTNLRDEPEEVSPGMSSDALNQEILQVSSQLLDKSRLAQQEQERTRDISDSLSQLPQQQTDARRQLNDIERRAGAQQSGSTPLAQAQHFLLQAESARLKAQVDELELAQLSANNRQELSRMRAELAQKQSTQLDAYLQALRNQLNSQRQREAEQALESTELLAETSANLPPEIVEQFKNNRELSQALNQQAQRMDLVASQQRQANNQTLEVRQALNTLREQSQWLGVSNVLGEALRAQVARLPDMPKPQQLDTELAQLRVERLHYEDLLNKHAQLRQVRQADGSPLTSEQNKILQAQLRTQRELLNSLLQGGDTLILELTKLKVANSQLEDALKEVNEATHRYLFWTSDVSPIGISWPLEIVQDLRRLVSLDTFSQLGKAAIMMVTSKETLLPLFGALILVGFSISSRRHFTAFLERSSAKVGKVTQDHFRLTLRTVFWSILVASPLPVLWATLGYGLQEAWPYPIAVAIGDGVTATVPLLWGVMICATFARPTGLFVVHFGWPRERVGRAMRYYIMSIGLIVPLIMALIMFDNLNDREFSASLGRLCFIMICGALAIVTLSLKRAGLPLYLDKQGDGDNIVNTILWNLLLCAPLMAILAAVVGYLATAQALLARLETSVAIWFLLLVIYHIIRRWMLIQRRRLAFDRAKHRRAEILAQRARGEEETAHANSTEGSAETVDEPEVDLDTISAQSLRLVRSILTLIALLSVIVLWSEIHSAFGFLGNITLWDVTSTVQGVESIEPITLGAVLIAILVLIITTQLVRNLPALLELAILQHLNLTPGTGYAITTITKYLLLLIGGLVGFSMVGIEWSKLQWLVAALSVGLGFGLQQIFANFVSGLIILFEKPIRIGDTVTIRDLTGTITRINTRATTISDWDRKEIIVPNQAFITEQFINWSLSDSVTRVVLTIPAPSEANTEEVTQVLLEAAHRCTLVLDTPAPEAFLVDLQQGIQVFELRIHAAEMGHRMPLRHEIHQLILQGFREHNIEMPFPPFQMRLESLGGQRSSKTIKSAGRAARTPGSL is encoded by the coding sequence GTGCGCCTGATTATCACTTTCCTGATGGCCTGGTGCCTCAGCCTGGGGGCATACGCAGCGACAGCCCCCGATGCAAAACAAATCTCGCAGGAACTGGAGCAGGCTAAGGCCGCCAAAAACACGCCGAATCAGGCGGAAATTGTCGAAGCACTCCAGTCGGCACTAAATGCGCTGGACGAGCGTAAAGCCTCACTCGAGCGCGCCGAGCAATACCAACAAGTCATTGATAATTTCCCTAAGCTGTCGCAAACCCTGCGTAAACAACTGACCAACCTGCGCGATGAACCCGAGGAAGTTTCTCCGGGCATGAGCAGCGACGCGCTGAACCAGGAGATCCTGCAGGTCAGCAGCCAGCTTCTGGACAAAAGCCGCCTTGCTCAGCAGGAACAGGAAAGAACCCGGGACATCAGCGATTCGTTAAGCCAGCTCCCTCAGCAGCAAACGGATGCACGCCGCCAGCTGAACGATATCGAGCGCCGCGCCGGTGCCCAGCAAAGCGGCAGTACTCCGCTTGCCCAGGCCCAGCACTTCCTGCTGCAGGCCGAATCCGCACGCCTGAAAGCGCAGGTTGATGAACTCGAACTGGCGCAGCTTTCCGCTAACAACCGCCAGGAGCTTTCGCGCATGCGCGCCGAATTGGCGCAAAAGCAAAGCACCCAGTTGGATGCCTACCTCCAGGCGTTGAGAAATCAGCTCAATAGCCAGCGTCAGCGTGAAGCGGAACAGGCGCTGGAAAGCACCGAATTGCTGGCAGAAACCAGCGCTAATCTGCCGCCGGAAATCGTCGAGCAGTTCAAAAATAACCGCGAGCTTTCCCAGGCACTCAACCAGCAAGCTCAGCGTATGGATCTGGTTGCCTCTCAGCAGCGTCAGGCCAATAACCAGACGCTGGAGGTCCGCCAGGCGCTGAATACGCTACGCGAACAGTCTCAGTGGCTCGGCGTTTCCAACGTGCTGGGTGAAGCGCTTCGTGCCCAGGTCGCCCGGTTGCCTGACATGCCCAAACCGCAGCAGCTGGATACCGAGCTGGCTCAGCTGCGCGTAGAGCGCCTGCACTATGAAGATTTGCTCAATAAACATGCTCAACTGCGGCAGGTGCGCCAGGCCGATGGCAGCCCGTTAACGTCGGAACAAAATAAGATCCTGCAGGCCCAGCTTCGCACCCAGCGTGAGTTGCTGAATTCGCTGCTGCAGGGCGGCGATACCCTGATCCTTGAACTCACCAAACTGAAAGTGGCCAACAGCCAGCTGGAAGATGCCCTGAAAGAGGTGAACGAGGCGACCCACCGCTATCTGTTCTGGACGTCAGACGTCAGCCCAATCGGCATCAGTTGGCCACTGGAAATCGTTCAGGATCTGCGGCGTCTGGTGTCGCTGGATACCTTCAGCCAGTTGGGGAAGGCCGCGATCATGATGGTGACCAGCAAAGAAACGCTGCTGCCGCTCTTTGGCGCGCTGATTCTGGTCGGATTTAGCATTAGCTCGCGCCGCCACTTCACCGCCTTTTTGGAACGCTCCAGCGCCAAAGTCGGCAAAGTGACCCAGGATCACTTCCGCCTGACGCTGCGCACCGTGTTCTGGTCGATTCTGGTCGCCTCTCCGCTTCCCGTGCTGTGGGCGACGCTCGGCTATGGTTTGCAGGAGGCATGGCCTTACCCTATCGCAGTGGCGATTGGCGACGGTGTTACCGCCACGGTTCCTCTGCTTTGGGGGGTGATGATTTGTGCGACCTTCGCGCGCCCTACCGGGCTGTTTGTGGTGCATTTCGGCTGGCCGCGCGAGCGCGTGGGCCGGGCCATGCGCTACTACATCATGAGCATCGGCCTGATTGTGCCGCTGATCATGGCGCTGATTATGTTCGATAACCTCAACGACAGAGAGTTTTCTGCCTCACTGGGCAGGCTTTGCTTCATCATGATTTGCGGCGCGCTGGCTATCGTCACGCTTAGCCTGAAACGCGCCGGACTGCCGCTCTATCTCGACAAGCAAGGTGATGGCGACAACATCGTCAACACCATTCTTTGGAACCTGCTGCTTTGCGCACCGCTGATGGCCATTCTGGCGGCTGTCGTCGGCTACCTGGCGACGGCTCAGGCGCTACTGGCACGTCTGGAAACCTCCGTGGCTATCTGGTTCCTGCTGCTGGTGATTTATCACATTATTCGCCGCTGGATGCTGATTCAGCGCCGCCGTCTGGCCTTTGACCGTGCCAAACACCGTCGGGCTGAAATCCTTGCCCAGCGAGCGCGTGGCGAAGAAGAAACTGCGCACGCCAACAGCACGGAAGGATCGGCCGAAACAGTAGACGAACCGGAAGTCGATCTGGATACCATCAGCGCCCAGTCCCTGCGTCTGGTTCGCTCGATTCTGACGCTGATCGCCCTGCTGTCGGTGATCGTTCTGTGGTCGGAAATCCACTCGGCGTTTGGCTTCCTCGGTAACATCACGCTGTGGGATGTCACCTCCACGGTTCAGGGTGTGGAAAGCATCGAGCCGATTACGCTTGGCGCTGTACTGATTGCCATTCTGGTGCTGATTATTACCACCCAGCTGGTGCGTAACCTACCCGCGCTGCTGGAGCTGGCAATTCTTCAGCACCTGAACTTAACCCCCGGCACCGGCTATGCGATCACAACCATCACGAAGTACCTGCTGCTGCTGATTGGCGGGCTGGTTGGCTTCTCGATGGTGGGGATTGAGTGGTCCAAGCTGCAGTGGCTGGTAGCGGCACTCAGCGTGGGCTTAGGCTTCGGTTTACAGCAAATCTTTGCCAACTTCGTCTCCGGCCTGATTATTCTGTTCGAGAAGCCGATACGCATCGGCGACACGGTCACCATCCGCGATCTGACGGGCACCATCACGCGAATCAACACCCGCGCGACAACCATCAGCGACTGGGACCGCAAAGAAATCATCGTGCCGAATCAGGCCTTTATTACCGAACAGTTCATCAACTGGTCGCTTTCGGACTCGGTCACGCGCGTGGTGCTCACTATTCCTGCTCCGTCAGAAGCAAATACGGAAGAGGTCACCCAGGTCCTGCTGGAAGCCGCACACCGCTGCACGCTGGTGCTCGATACACCAGCGCCGGAAGCCTTCCTGGTTGATCTCCAGCAAGGTATCCAGGTTTTCGAACTGCGTATTCACGCGGCAGAAATGGGCCACCGAATGCCGCTGCGCCACGAAATCCACCAGCTGATTCTGCAGGGCTTCCGCGAGCACAACATCGAGATGCCGTTCCCACCGTTCCAGATGCGTCTGGAGAGCCTCGGCGGGCAGCGTAGCAGTAAGACGATTAAATCCGCAGGCAGAGCCGCCAGAACGCCTGGCAGCCTGTAA